The following are encoded together in the Labeo rohita strain BAU-BD-2019 chromosome 17, IGBB_LRoh.1.0, whole genome shotgun sequence genome:
- the bmp2a gene encoding bone morphogenetic protein 2 translates to MVSPGCALMVLMVTQVFFGGSSGLVPQIGRSSLSQDVLHAFELRLLSMFGLKQRPSPSRSAVVPQYMMDLYSMHSVNAEQNNSNRPKGSLGKGSERSASRANTIRSFHHDESMEDLSSLSGKTTQRFLFNLTSIPGEEFVTSAELRIFREQVVSNGSEGFHRINIHEIIKPSGSFQEPITRLLDTRLVQHSLSKWESFDVSPAVTRWTADGHPNHGLVVEIVHPDRAEEDSKRHVRVSRSLHDREDTWPQMRPLLVTYSHDGKGNVLHSREKRQVRTNKQRKKQKANCRRHSLYVDFSDVGWNDWIVAPPGYHAFYCQGECPFPLADHLNSTNHAIVQTLVNSVNSNIPRACCVPTDLSPVSLLYLDEYERVILKNYQDMVVEGCGCR, encoded by the exons ATGGTCTCCCCCGGCTGCGCTCTGATGGTTCTGATGGTCACTCAGGTGTTCTTCGGAGGCTCCAGTGGACTCGTACCCCAGATCGGCCGGTCCTCTCTGTCTCAGGATGTCCTACACGCGTTTGAACTTCGACTCCTGAGCATGTTTGGACTCAAACAGAGACCGAGTCCCAGCAGGTCTGCGGTGGTTCCGCAATACATGATGGACTTGTACTCGATGCACTCGGTGAACGCGGAGCAGAACAACAGCAACAGACCCAAGGGATCCTTAGGGAAAGGCTCGGAAAGATCCGCCAGCCGCGCGAATACTATCAGGAGCTTCCACCATGATG AATCCATGGAGGACCTGTCCAGTTTGAGCGGAAAGACGACTCAGCGTTTCCTCTTCAACCTGACCTCCATCCCGGGCGAGGAGTTTGTGACGTCAGCGGAGCTGCGGATTTTCCGAGAGCAGGTCGTGAGCAACGGAAGCGAGGGATTTCACCGCATTAACATTCACGAGATCATCAAACCATCCGGTTCCTTTCAGGAACCGATCACCAGACTCCTGGACACCAGGCTGGTTCAGCACAGCTTGAGCAAATGGGAGAGTTTCGACGTGAGCCCCGCCGTCACGAGGTGGACCGCGGACGGGCACCCCAACCACGGCTTGGTGGTGGAAATAGTTCACCCGGACCGCGCGGAAGAGGACTCCAAAAGACACGTTCGCGTCAGTAGGTCCCTACATGACAGAGAGGACACGTGGCCCCAAATGAGGCCGCTGTTGGTGACCTACAGCCACGACGGGAAGGGAAACGTGCTGCACTCTCGCGAGAAGAGGCAGGTGCGGACAAACAAACAGCGGAAGAAGCAAAAAGCCAACTGTAGGAGACATTCCCTCTATGTGGACTTCAGCGACGTGGGGTGGAACGACTGGATAGTCGCCCCGCCGGGCTACCATGCCTTTTACTGCCAGGGCGAGTGCCCGTTTCCACTGGCGGACCACCTGAACTCCACCAACCACGCTATTGTGCAGACACTGGTGAACTCCGTGAACAGCAACATTCCCCGGGCCTGCTGCGTTCCCACGGACTTGAGCCCGGTTTCTCTGCTCTATCTGGACGAATACGAGCGGGTGATCTTAAAAAACTACCAGGACATGGTCGTGGAGGGCTGCGGATGCCGCTGA
- the gdf3 gene encoding protein DVR-1, translating to MMVCVILNLLFLTLSLCFLTFIKAENVNVQEKLFLSSMGLSSRPKPSHQAPVPSLLWKMFKKGSKQASTSETDPCVVSEYGVRGNIVRFIQDQGSLISAPAVHCFNCVRKHLFFNMSVLEDVEQLSFAQLEMKFKQDLAHLGPHVFSVDLYRVLRTTLKGVTHESSRKLLLSQSLGPGAHTSVHVNLTELAETWRKPGKNYGLQIELQLTRFSNMLQEHTYVKSPHSAVQMAQIPELHASLVVVSLNPLQCRSRRKRSAAYYLPVTPSNVCKPRRLYIDFKDVGWQDWIIAPQGYLANYCHGECPFPLSESLNGTNHAILQTLVHSFDPKGTPQPCCVPIKLSPISMLYYDNNDNVVLRHYEDMVVDECGCR from the exons ATGATGGTCTGTGTGATTCTCaatcttttgtttttaactttaagccTCTGTTTTCTTACTTTTATAAAAGCAGAAAATGTCAATGTGCaagaaaagctgtttttaaGTTCGATGGGTCTCTCGAGTCGACCGAAACCATCACATCAGGCTCCGGTGCCGTCTCTGCTGTGGAAAATGTTCAAGAAGGGCAGCAAACAGGCTTCGACGTCAGAGACCGATCCATGTGTGGTGTCTGAGTATGGAGTCCGAGGAAATATCGTGCGGTTCATCCAGGATCAAG GTAGTCTGATATCTGCTCCGGCCGTCCACTGCTTTAATTGTGTGAGAAAGCATCTGTTTTTCAACATGTCGGTGCTGGAGGATGTTGAGCAACTCTCTTTTGCGCAGCTGGAAATGAAGTTCAAACAGGATCTGGCTCACCTGGGACCGCATGTTTTCAGCGTGGACCTGTACAGAGTTTTAAGGACCACGCTGAAGGGAGTGACTCATGAGTCCAGCCGTAAATTACTCCTGTCTCAGTCGCTCGGGCCTGGTGCGCACACTTCTGTGCATGTCAATCTGACCGAACTGGCCGAAACCTGGAGAAAACCAGGTAAGAACTACGGTTTGCAAATTGAGCTGCAGCTTACGCGCTTCAGCAACATGCTTCAGGAGCATACATATGTGAAAAGCCCACATTCAGCTGTCCAAATGGCTCAAATCCCAGAGTTGCACGCTTCTCTGGTGGTGGTGTCGTTGAATCCGCTTCAATGCAGGTCCAGAAGAAAGCGAAGTGCGGCATATTACTTACCTGTGACCCCCAGTAACGTGTGCAAACCCAGAAGGCTTTACATTGACTTCAAAGACGTTGGCTGGCAGGACTGGATCATTGCGCCTCAGGGATATTTGGCCAATTACTGCCATGGAGAGTGTCCTTTCCCTCTGAGTGAAAGTTTGAACGGGACCAACCACGCCATCCTGCAGACGCTGGTCCATTCATTTGATCCTAAAGGGACGCCTCAGCCCTGCTGCGTTCCCATCAAACTGTCCCCCATCTCTATGCTCTATTATGACAATAATGATAATGTGGTTCTGAGACATTATGAAGACATGGTGGTGGATGAGTGTGGATGCAGAtga
- the LOC127179232 gene encoding leucine-rich repeat neuronal protein 4: MKICMMQVTSRCVVMFFWTAVCVRTQDPLALNSSSGVDIKTNATNATPLCIPIGDNPQPKCDINANLQKDDISSRPTENNTTPVPLSATTESVRTTALTTTVVIPTTLESNSTTTSNAATSTPMVTLHQSPNSPEDSNFTSKTPTQSLMRVDEMVHKIQEDEQNATKSTNCAFNPCVHLQYTCFNRPNPTCTCRGVTSSSQPPNSPTSLSVTLVTHNLVQVKWCAPYSPVLEYLLVVRHGGLVQKNMSFSSAFRQVFISNLTADHIYHICVQAVNRAGSSGPKCASVRMGLNTQVFLYSLLAVCGVLMLTVIVLSVCLYKQCKKLPVENPHLTRLISIPNPAFFNS, from the exons ATGAAGATCTGT ATGATGCAAGTGACATCACGCtgtgttgtgatgtttttctggactgctgtgtgtgtgagaacacAGGATCCTCTGGCATTAAACTCCAGCAGCGGTGTGGATATCAAAACTAATGCAACTAATGCAACACCACTGTGTATTCCCATCGGAGACAACCCGCAACCTAAATGTG ATATAAATGCAAATCTGCAAAAAGATGACATCTCCAGTAGGCCTACTGAAAACAACACCACTCCAGTGCCATTGAGTGCAACTACTGAGTCAGTCCGGACTACAGCCTTAACCACAACAGTCGTCATTCCAACAACTCTGGAATCAAATTCAACAACCACGTCAAATGCAGCAACAAGCACTCCTATGGTAACGTTACATCAGTCTCCAAATTCACCTGAAGACAGTAACTTCACAAGTAAAACACCAACACAGAGTCTCATGAGAGTGGATGAAATGGTGCATAAAATTCAGGAAGATGAGCAGAATGCAACCAAATCTACAAACTGCGCTTTTAACCCCTGCGTTCACCTCCAGTACACTTGCTTTAACCGACCCAACCCGACATGCACCTGTCGTGGCGTGACCTCAAGCTCCCAGCCTCCCAACAGCCCGACCTCGCTCAGTGTCACTTTGGTTACTCACAACTTAGTGCAAGTTAAATGGTGTGCTCCTTACTCACCGGTACTGGAGTACTTGTTAGTTGTCAGACACGGAGGTTTAGTGCAGAAGAACATGAGTTTCAGTTCTGCTTTCCGTCAGGTGTTCATATCAAATCTAACTGCTGATCACATCTATCATATCTGCGTTCAGGCCGTGAACCGCGCAGGATCATCAGGCCCGAAATGCGCCTCGGTCCGGATGGGTTTAAACACACAGGTGTTTTTATACAGTCTGTTAGCAGTGTGTGGAGTCCTGATGCTGACTGTGATAGTACTGAGTGTCTGTCTGTATAAACAGTGTAAGAAATTACCAGTGGAGAACCCACATCTGACCCGGTTAATCTCCATCCCCAATCCAGCGTTCTTCAACTCATAA
- the crls1 gene encoding cardiolipin synthase (CMP-forming) — MFLAACRKGWLSCAKGHIHRLTVSTAATCHYGCLDKTSANFLQKNTTSQLRWLQRLKTRCWSSSLDLHREVSHRSDHLFSVIYRAKLPKHHCRLCLPLSSSSFSLYGTNGFCTEASRKPVLGEKSSEQDSREKDEDQGDSSPAANEGHFQFKELYENPWTIPNYLCMARIVLSPVLGYLIMEQYFHVSLGLFVLAGATDLLDGYIARNWPNQKSALGSALDPLADKILISVLYVSLTYAQLIPAPLTALIISRDIALIAAVFYVRYKTVPPPVTLSKFFNPCYTTARLKPTLISKVNTAVQLFLVAASLAAPVFHYTDSVLLQSLWYITALTTAVSGYSYYHYGKKTVEVLNSTK, encoded by the exons ATGTTTTTGGCGGCTTGTAGGAAGGGCTGGTTGAGCTGTGCTAAAGGACACATACACAGACTGACTGTCAGCACTGCTGCCACCTGCCACTACGGCTGCCTTGACAAAACATCTGCAAACTTTCTGCAGAAAAACACTACATCACAACTGCGATGGCTTCAGAGACTGAAGACCAGGTGTTGGAGCTCCTCGCTGGACCTGCATAGAGAAGTCAGTCATAGATCAGATCATCTCTTCTCTGTTATATACAGAGCAAAACTACCGAAACATCACTGCAGGCTGTGTCTGCCGCTGTCGAGCAGTAGTTTTAGTCTGTATGGCACAAATGGGTTTTGTACTGAAGCATCTCGAAAGCCAGTTTTGGGAGAAAAATCTTCTGAACAGGATTCCAGGGAAAAGGATGAAGATCAAGGAGACTCCTCACCTGCAGCTAACGAGGGACATTTCCAGTTTAAAGAGCTG TATGAGAATCCATGGACGATCCCTAATTACCTCTGTATGGCCCGGATCGTTCTGTCTCCTGTCCTGGGCTATTTAATCATGGAGCAGTATTTCCACGTCTCTCTGGGGCTTTTTGTACTGGCTGGAGCAACAGACTTG TTGGACGGCTACATTGCACGTAACTGGCCCAATCAGAAGTCAGCTTTGGGCAGCGCTCTGGATCCACTGGCTGATAAGATTCTCATCAGTGTTCTTTATGTCAGTCTGACATATGCACAACTCATCCCAG CTCCGCTGACAGCATTGATCATTTCTAGAGACATAGCGCTGATTGctgctgttttctatgtgcGCTACAAAACAGTTCCACCTCCA GTAACACTCAGTAAATTCTTCAACCCGTGTTACACCACTGCTCGGCTGAAACCAACACTCATCAGCAAG GTCAACACGGCAGTGCAGTTGTTTTTGGTGGCGGCGTCTCTCGCTGCGCCCGTGTTTCACTACACTGACAGTGTTTTACTGCAGTCACTGTG GTACATTACCGCACTGACGACCGCAGTATCCGGTTACAGCTACTATCATTACGGTAAAAAGACTGTTGAGGTGCTGAACAGCACCAAGTAG